The following coding sequences lie in one Phycicoccus duodecadis genomic window:
- a CDS encoding MOSC domain-containing protein, giving the protein MAATPAIPADRAVSDAVVTAIHVAPGRRLPMRAVGSVVAEAGVGLVGDRYHGSRHRHVTVQSAARLAEAAERLGAPVPVPGTRRNITVDTGEVVSVPGAQARVGPVLLEVVRVAAPCRILDDEVGPGAAAALHARAGTVFRIVEGGEIAVGDAYVELPFTPEEAAARATRSREAASIRAGAGARRLP; this is encoded by the coding sequence ATGGCCGCCACCCCCGCCATCCCCGCCGACCGTGCCGTCTCCGATGCCGTCGTGACCGCGATCCACGTCGCGCCCGGCCGCCGGCTGCCCATGCGCGCCGTCGGCTCGGTGGTGGCCGAGGCCGGGGTGGGGCTGGTCGGCGACCGCTACCACGGGAGCCGGCACCGCCACGTGACGGTGCAGTCGGCGGCGCGCCTGGCCGAGGCGGCCGAGCGGCTGGGCGCCCCGGTGCCGGTCCCCGGTACTCGGCGCAACATCACGGTCGACACCGGCGAAGTGGTGTCGGTGCCCGGGGCGCAGGCACGCGTCGGTCCGGTGCTGCTCGAGGTCGTGCGGGTCGCGGCGCCGTGCCGCATCCTCGACGACGAGGTCGGGCCGGGGGCGGCGGCAGCGCTGCACGCGCGGGCCGGGACCGTGTTCCGCATCGTCGAGGGCGGGGAGATCGCGGTCGGGGACGCCTACGTCGAGCTGCCGTTCACCCCGGAGGAGGCCGCCGCCCGCGCCACCCGGTCGCGCGAGGCGGCATCCATCCGGGCGGGCGCCGGGGCACGCCGGCTGCCCTGA
- a CDS encoding ABC transporter transmembrane domain-containing protein — MPTRPPWFYGVRPDDDAPADTDRLLVWLARRQWRSLLAGACFGIPWMLSVALVPAAVGRAVDDGIVARDGRALALWSLAVLGLGAVSAAAGNGRHWFAVKNWLVAAFRAGVVADRAVRRTGPALTRTMPAGEVLASFTSDFGRMGHTFDVFARFMGAVVSFVVVAVILLRGSLLLGLIMLLGGPLLVGSLAFVMKPLQRRQSAQREEAGRLTALGADTVSGLRVLRGIGGEDSFLARYRAQSQTVRRAGVRVAGTQATLDSAQVLLPGLFVLVVTGVGAHLAVDGQISAGQLVAFYGYTAFLTIPLQTAVEMADKLITTRVAGRRIARILATEPDHAALEPTGWVPPDAALVDPASGVTIEPGVLTALVAARPDDTAAIAGRLGRTVPGRHGVTWGADALDDLPLADVRARVLVSQADPRLFSGPLRGALGGPDDDARMASLAVADADDALAAVEGGMDGEVEERGRSLSGGQRQRLALARALLRDPDVLVLVEPTSAVDAHTEARIAGRLADQRKGRTTVMVTASPLLLEHADVVHLVVDGRVAATGTHRGLSRADARYRAVVVRGEED, encoded by the coding sequence ATGCCGACGAGACCGCCCTGGTTCTACGGCGTGCGACCCGATGACGACGCCCCGGCCGACACCGACCGTCTGCTCGTGTGGCTCGCACGCCGCCAGTGGCGATCCCTCCTGGCGGGCGCGTGCTTCGGCATCCCGTGGATGCTCTCGGTCGCGCTGGTCCCGGCCGCCGTCGGCCGCGCCGTCGACGACGGCATCGTCGCCCGGGACGGCCGCGCCCTCGCCCTGTGGTCGCTGGCCGTCCTCGGCCTCGGCGCGGTGTCGGCGGCCGCCGGCAACGGCCGGCACTGGTTCGCCGTCAAGAACTGGCTCGTCGCGGCCTTCCGCGCCGGCGTCGTCGCCGACCGCGCGGTCCGCCGCACCGGCCCGGCCCTGACCCGCACGATGCCCGCCGGCGAGGTGCTGGCCAGCTTCACCAGCGACTTCGGGCGGATGGGCCACACCTTCGACGTCTTCGCGCGGTTCATGGGCGCGGTCGTGTCGTTCGTCGTGGTCGCGGTCATCCTGCTGCGCGGCTCGCTGCTGCTCGGGCTCATCATGCTGCTCGGCGGCCCGCTGCTCGTGGGCTCGCTGGCGTTCGTCATGAAGCCCCTCCAGCGGCGCCAGAGCGCCCAGCGCGAGGAGGCCGGGCGGCTCACCGCGCTCGGCGCCGACACCGTCAGCGGCCTGCGGGTGCTGCGCGGCATCGGCGGCGAGGACTCGTTCCTGGCCCGCTACCGCGCCCAGTCGCAGACCGTCCGGCGGGCCGGGGTGCGGGTGGCCGGCACCCAGGCCACCCTCGACTCGGCCCAGGTGCTGCTGCCCGGGCTGTTCGTGCTCGTCGTCACCGGGGTGGGCGCCCACCTGGCCGTCGACGGGCAGATCAGCGCCGGCCAGCTGGTCGCCTTCTACGGCTACACCGCCTTCCTCACCATCCCGCTGCAGACCGCCGTCGAGATGGCCGACAAGCTCATCACCACCCGGGTCGCCGGCCGCCGCATCGCGCGCATCCTGGCCACCGAGCCCGACCACGCGGCGCTCGAGCCCACCGGCTGGGTCCCGCCCGACGCCGCGCTCGTCGACCCCGCCTCCGGTGTCACCATCGAGCCCGGCGTCCTCACTGCGCTGGTCGCCGCCCGCCCCGACGACACCGCCGCCATCGCCGGCCGGCTCGGCCGCACGGTGCCCGGGCGGCACGGTGTCACCTGGGGGGCCGACGCCCTCGACGACCTGCCGCTGGCCGACGTGCGGGCCCGGGTGCTGGTCTCGCAGGCCGACCCCCGGCTGTTCAGCGGCCCGCTGCGGGGCGCGCTGGGCGGCCCCGACGACGACGCCCGGATGGCCTCGCTGGCCGTCGCCGACGCCGACGACGCCCTGGCCGCGGTCGAGGGCGGGATGGACGGCGAGGTCGAGGAGCGCGGCCGCTCGCTGTCCGGCGGCCAGCGCCAGCGCCTGGCCCTGGCTCGGGCGCTGTTGCGCGACCCCGACGTGCTGGTCCTGGTCGAGCCCACCAGCGCCGTCGACGCCCACACCGAGGCGCGCATCGCCGGCCGCCTGGCCGACCAGCGCAAGGGCCGCACCACGGTGATGGTCACGGCCAGCCCGCTGCTGCTCGAGCACGCCGACGTCGTGCACCTCGTGGTCGACGGCCGCGTCGCCGCCACCGGCACCCACCGTGGGCTGTCGCGTGCCGACGCCCGCTACCGGGCCGTCGTGGTCCGCGGCGAGGAGGACTGA
- a CDS encoding ABC transporter ATP-binding protein, protein MSPLSERTDHARRTLPIAPGSVVRTHVGVLLREHRRPLAGVLLWHLLAAVVGLAGPWVIGQVVGVVTTGRAVITDIDVLVGLLAAALLAETGATWLARRGSFVLSERIFARLREDFVGSAVRLPLSTVERAGTGDLLARTTNDIDAISYVIRFGIPSVVVSVTTVLVTGVATVLVSPLAALPLLLTPLVWFLPTRRYLRLAGPGYLWEHATYARLNGVAAETVEGAATVDALGLSQERGERFAEAVAESHAAERYTVGLRLRWFPWLELGFFAPIAGALLWGGWLAWEGVIPVAAATAVVLYVQRLLDPLGELVGMLDEIQFAATSMSRILGVGEVPPDRVATGAVPRDDQLEVDDVRYAYRPGQDVLHGVSLDLRPGERLAVVGPSGAGKSTLGRLMAGVDGPRTGRIAVGGVPLVDLELDELRGQVALVTQEHHVFVGTLAENLRLPRPTATDDELRSALEAVDALEWAEALPRGLGTTVGSGGHELTEAQAQQVALARLVLADPHTLVLDEATSLLDPRAARHLERSLGAVLTGRTVVAIAHRLHTAHDADRVAVVDGGRVSELGSHDELLAADGDYAALWRSWRDEG, encoded by the coding sequence ATGTCGCCGCTGTCCGAGCGCACCGACCACGCCCGGCGCACCCTGCCCATCGCGCCCGGGTCGGTCGTGCGCACCCACGTGGGGGTCCTGCTGCGCGAGCACCGGCGGCCGCTGGCCGGGGTGCTGCTGTGGCACCTGCTGGCCGCGGTCGTGGGGCTCGCCGGGCCCTGGGTCATCGGCCAGGTCGTCGGGGTCGTCACCACCGGCCGGGCCGTCATCACCGACATCGACGTGCTGGTCGGGCTGCTGGCCGCCGCCCTGCTGGCCGAGACCGGCGCCACCTGGCTGGCCCGGCGCGGGTCGTTCGTGCTGTCCGAGCGCATCTTCGCGCGGCTGCGCGAGGACTTCGTCGGCTCGGCGGTGCGGCTGCCGCTCTCGACCGTCGAGCGGGCCGGCACCGGCGACCTGCTCGCCCGCACGACCAACGACATCGACGCCATCAGCTACGTCATCCGCTTCGGCATCCCCTCGGTCGTGGTGTCGGTGACCACCGTGCTGGTCACCGGCGTCGCCACCGTGCTGGTGTCGCCGCTGGCCGCGCTGCCACTGCTGCTGACGCCGCTCGTGTGGTTCCTGCCCACCCGGCGCTACCTGCGCCTGGCCGGCCCGGGCTACCTGTGGGAGCACGCCACCTACGCCCGCCTCAACGGGGTGGCCGCAGAGACCGTCGAGGGCGCCGCCACCGTCGACGCGCTCGGCCTGTCGCAGGAGCGCGGCGAGCGGTTCGCCGAGGCCGTGGCCGAGAGCCACGCCGCCGAGCGCTACACCGTGGGCCTGCGGCTGCGCTGGTTCCCCTGGCTCGAGCTGGGGTTCTTCGCGCCCATCGCCGGTGCCCTGCTGTGGGGCGGCTGGCTGGCCTGGGAGGGCGTCATCCCGGTGGCCGCCGCGACCGCTGTCGTCCTCTACGTGCAGCGCCTGCTCGACCCGCTCGGTGAGCTGGTCGGGATGCTCGACGAGATCCAGTTCGCCGCCACGTCGATGTCGCGCATCCTCGGGGTCGGCGAGGTGCCGCCCGACCGGGTGGCCACCGGTGCCGTGCCGCGCGACGACCAGCTCGAGGTCGACGACGTCCGCTACGCCTACCGGCCCGGCCAGGACGTGCTGCACGGGGTGTCGCTCGACCTCCGCCCCGGCGAGCGCCTCGCGGTCGTCGGTCCGTCGGGGGCGGGCAAGTCGACCCTGGGGCGGCTGATGGCAGGCGTCGACGGCCCGCGCACCGGGCGCATCGCGGTCGGCGGTGTGCCGCTGGTCGACCTCGAGCTCGACGAGCTGCGCGGCCAGGTCGCGCTCGTCACCCAGGAGCACCACGTCTTCGTCGGCACCCTGGCCGAGAACCTGCGCCTGCCCCGGCCCACGGCCACCGACGACGAGCTGCGGTCGGCGCTCGAGGCGGTCGACGCCCTCGAGTGGGCCGAGGCGCTGCCGCGCGGGCTCGGGACCACCGTGGGCTCGGGCGGCCACGAGCTCACCGAGGCCCAGGCCCAGCAGGTCGCCCTGGCCCGTCTGGTGCTGGCCGACCCGCACACCCTCGTGCTCGACGAGGCCACCTCGCTGCTCGACCCGCGGGCAGCACGCCACCTCGAGCGCTCACTCGGAGCGGTCCTCACCGGGCGCACCGTGGTGGCCATCGCGCACCGGCTGCACACGGCGCACGACGCCGACCGGGTGGCCGTCGTCGACGGTGGCCGGGTCAGCGAGCTGGGCTCGCACGACGAGCTGCTCGCGGCCGACGGCGACTACGCCGCGCTCTGGCGGTCCTGGCGCGACGAGGGCTGA
- a CDS encoding Ig-like domain repeat protein, translated as MPAPARPRAARVVPTASATRRVAAVVAVVATVAVGAVVTASRSDAVPGTPTTTLFEESFAGATTSSPSWSRPSAASNTACLTGSEDGAQSPIPGCGGDAPGSGVLRLSSNDIAQVGTVFYDASLPSARGIDVSFDSYQWAGSSPPADGMSFALAAADPAAPAAPAHAGPTGGALGYYGIPGVDGLPHGYLGVGLDVYGGFSNGDPAGNGQCPRNPPMSQTVSVRGPGDGTSGYCVLGSQLSGGRLDDDASWSRPAPVPVVVSINPAGAPVLNRSGDEVPARSWLVAWTAYGAARQVMTGDLPDQAALDAAQIPSSWVDPDTGVPYQLTFGWSGSTGSLAEIHALGNVRATTLTGKLPVFGLSVADDAAGVLDPGATVTATVTPSLAAEGDETRAPVVTTTVPDGVTVGTPTAPGYECAVASPVVTCTASGPGPWLAGSELPPISLPLTAAGTVTGPASITAKVSSTDGNPASARHDLTLRAAQEITVTPLTTPAEVGTSQEVVTTGGGAETPVELSTAGSDAGVCSLTGSTLSLTAAGTCVVTATQAGDAGHAPAAPVQQSVTVAKVATAVSVAATPTGSVVGQDVSVAVTVAGGVAGTVTATVDGSPVGSASVSGSQHVATFPVASSSAPLSAGVHTLSASFAPTDSTTYAGSTATPQTLTVDRAATTTAVEVGPTTLTATVAVTAPGHATPGGSVQFLVDGVVVGSAPVVDGSATLAYTTPADADRAVSASYSGDDATLGSSGSTARANPTVTASVSSAAPRSRAGWYRTPVTVVFTCTPAAAPLTAPCPAAVTLSGNGAGQSVTRTVSATDGGIATVNVAGIDIDRTAPAVAVRGIRAGGVYFLSAAAARCAGADALSGLASCTLSRSRRGTTERVTATAVDRAGNVRSTTVTVTVTDVVLVGGTWKNGAYVVRRGHAYTLVAASRVRPRYVDAAYGARRPRGEDNWFRRTGPNRWAVGVTMARTMRLGSWNLGVRRGSTLTVVKVVVTR; from the coding sequence GTGCCTGCTCCTGCCCGCCCGCGCGCCGCTCGCGTGGTTCCCACCGCCTCCGCCACCCGTCGGGTGGCGGCCGTCGTCGCGGTGGTCGCCACCGTCGCGGTCGGCGCCGTGGTGACCGCGTCGCGCTCCGACGCCGTGCCGGGGACGCCCACGACGACGCTGTTCGAGGAGTCCTTCGCGGGCGCCACGACGAGCTCGCCGTCGTGGTCCCGCCCCTCGGCCGCGTCCAACACCGCGTGCCTGACCGGCTCCGAGGATGGTGCCCAGTCGCCCATCCCGGGCTGTGGCGGTGACGCGCCGGGCTCCGGGGTGCTCCGGCTGAGCTCCAACGACATCGCGCAGGTCGGGACGGTCTTCTACGACGCCTCGCTGCCCTCGGCGCGCGGTATCGACGTCTCCTTCGACAGCTACCAGTGGGCCGGCAGCTCGCCTCCGGCCGACGGGATGAGCTTCGCCCTCGCCGCCGCCGACCCGGCGGCCCCGGCGGCCCCGGCCCACGCAGGCCCCACCGGGGGCGCCCTCGGCTACTACGGGATCCCCGGGGTGGACGGCCTCCCGCACGGCTACCTCGGGGTGGGCCTGGACGTCTACGGGGGGTTCTCCAACGGCGACCCCGCCGGCAACGGCCAGTGCCCGCGGAACCCCCCGATGTCGCAGACCGTCTCGGTCCGCGGGCCGGGTGACGGCACCAGCGGCTACTGCGTCCTCGGCTCGCAGCTGAGCGGCGGTCGGCTCGACGACGACGCCAGCTGGTCGCGCCCGGCTCCGGTGCCGGTCGTCGTCTCCATCAACCCGGCCGGCGCCCCCGTGCTGAACCGCTCCGGCGACGAGGTCCCGGCGCGCTCCTGGCTCGTCGCCTGGACGGCCTACGGGGCCGCGCGCCAGGTGATGACGGGTGACCTGCCGGACCAGGCCGCCCTCGACGCGGCGCAGATCCCCTCCTCGTGGGTCGACCCGGACACGGGCGTCCCCTACCAACTCACGTTCGGCTGGTCCGGCTCCACCGGCTCGCTCGCGGAGATCCACGCGCTCGGCAACGTCCGGGCCACCACCCTCACCGGCAAGCTGCCCGTCTTCGGGCTGTCCGTCGCCGACGACGCCGCCGGCGTCCTCGACCCCGGCGCCACGGTGACGGCCACGGTGACCCCGTCCCTCGCTGCCGAAGGCGACGAGACCCGAGCCCCGGTCGTCACCACCACCGTGCCCGACGGCGTCACCGTCGGCACGCCGACCGCACCGGGTTACGAGTGCGCCGTCGCCTCGCCCGTGGTGACCTGCACCGCCAGCGGCCCCGGGCCGTGGCTCGCCGGCTCGGAGCTGCCCCCGATCTCACTGCCGCTCACCGCTGCCGGCACGGTCACCGGGCCGGCCTCGATCACGGCGAAGGTGTCGTCGACCGACGGCAACCCGGCCTCGGCCCGGCACGACCTGACCCTGCGCGCCGCGCAGGAGATCACCGTCACGCCCCTGACGACGCCGGCCGAGGTCGGCACCAGCCAGGAGGTCGTCACCACCGGTGGGGGCGCCGAGACCCCGGTCGAGCTGTCGACCGCCGGCTCCGACGCCGGGGTCTGCTCGTTGACGGGCAGCACGCTCAGCCTCACGGCCGCCGGGACCTGCGTGGTCACGGCCACCCAGGCGGGTGACGCCGGGCACGCACCGGCCGCCCCCGTGCAGCAGAGCGTCACCGTCGCGAAGGTCGCCACCGCGGTGTCGGTCGCGGCCACGCCCACGGGCAGCGTCGTCGGCCAGGACGTCTCCGTGGCGGTCACCGTCGCCGGCGGCGTGGCCGGCACGGTCACCGCGACCGTCGACGGCTCACCCGTCGGCAGCGCCAGCGTGTCGGGCTCGCAGCACGTCGCGACCTTCCCGGTCGCCTCGTCCTCGGCGCCGCTCAGCGCGGGCGTCCACACCCTGTCGGCCTCCTTCGCTCCGACCGACTCCACCACCTACGCGGGGTCGACCGCGACCCCGCAGACCCTCACGGTCGACCGCGCCGCGACGACGACCGCCGTCGAGGTGGGCCCCACGACCCTGACCGCCACCGTCGCGGTGACCGCCCCCGGGCACGCCACGCCGGGCGGCAGTGTGCAGTTCCTGGTCGACGGTGTCGTGGTGGGGTCGGCCCCCGTGGTCGACGGGTCCGCGACCCTCGCGTACACCACTCCCGCCGACGCCGACCGCGCCGTCTCGGCCAGCTACTCCGGTGACGACGCGACCCTCGGGTCGTCGGGCTCGACGGCCCGGGCCAACCCGACCGTGACCGCCTCCGTGTCCAGTGCCGCGCCCCGCTCGCGGGCGGGCTGGTACCGCACCCCGGTCACGGTGGTTTTCACCTGCACCCCGGCCGCGGCACCGCTCACGGCACCGTGCCCTGCCGCGGTCACCCTGTCCGGCAACGGTGCCGGCCAGTCGGTCACCCGCACCGTGTCGGCCACCGACGGCGGCATCGCCACCGTCAACGTCGCCGGCATCGACATCGACCGCACGGCTCCGGCCGTGGCGGTCCGTGGCATCCGGGCCGGCGGGGTGTACTTCCTGTCGGCGGCAGCCGCTCGCTGCGCCGGGGCGGACGCGCTCTCGGGTCTGGCCTCGTGCACCCTGAGCCGCTCCCGCCGGGGCACCACCGAGCGGGTCACCGCCACGGCGGTCGACCGGGCCGGCAACGTCCGCTCCACCACGGTCACCGTCACGGTGACCGACGTGGTGCTGGTCGGTGGCACGTGGAAGAACGGTGCCTACGTCGTGCGCCGCGGCCACGCCTACACGCTGGTCGCCGCCTCCCGGGTCCGGCCGCGCTACGTGGACGCCGCCTACGGTGCGCGCAGGCCCAGGGGCGAGGACAACTGGTTCCGCCGCACCGGGCCGAACCGCTGGGCGGTGGGCGTCACCATGGCCCGCACCATGCGGCTGGGCTCGTGGAACCTCGGCGTGCGCCGCGGCTCGACCCTCACCGTGGTGAAGGTCGTCGTCACCCGCTGA
- a CDS encoding GMC family oxidoreductase: MSRGRAASPADGDTRRESGVDVDVVVIGSGFGGSVAALRAAEKGYRVLVLEAGRRFEDADFARTSWDLRRFLWAPRLGCYGVQRIHRLPDVVVLAGAGVGGGSLNYANTLYRPPRAFYDDPQWRDLADWEGELAPHYDTASRMLGVVTNRCDGPVERAMQGAAEDLGVGETFRRTPVGVYFGRPGETVDDPYFGGAGPRRTGCTECGNCMVGCRVGAKNTLVKNYLALAEGLGVEIRPMRTVTRLGVVPGTEGPDGEDATYRVLHERTGPVGGRDRQVVTAARVVVAAGTWGTQTLLHAMRDVGELPRLSERLGSLTRTNSEALVGAMTEHAPAGVDLTRGVAITTSFNVDADTHVENCRYGKGSNAMGLLATVGVPGGTGRPRWREFLAMVARDPEPLRRMLPTTRRWSERIVVGLVMQSRDNSLQVSGRRRFGRPGLTSTQGHGEPNPTYLPQGQAAMEVLAARLAAATGEYTVAGGSWPEVLDVPMTAHFLGGAPIGASPAAGVLDRYQRVWGHPGVSVLDGSAVSANLGVNPSLTITAQAERAMAFWPARGDADARPRQAELLREREPAGV, from the coding sequence GTGAGCCGCGGCCGTGCGGCGTCCCCGGCGGACGGCGACACCCGGCGCGAGAGCGGCGTCGATGTCGACGTGGTCGTCATCGGGTCGGGTTTCGGCGGCTCGGTGGCGGCGCTCCGGGCGGCCGAGAAGGGTTACCGCGTGCTGGTGCTCGAGGCCGGCCGGCGCTTCGAGGACGCCGACTTCGCCCGCACCTCGTGGGACCTGCGCCGCTTCCTCTGGGCGCCGCGCCTCGGCTGCTACGGCGTGCAGCGCATCCACCGGCTGCCCGACGTGGTGGTGCTCGCCGGGGCCGGCGTGGGCGGCGGCTCGCTGAACTACGCCAACACCCTCTACCGCCCGCCGCGCGCGTTCTACGACGACCCGCAGTGGCGCGACCTGGCCGACTGGGAGGGCGAGCTCGCGCCGCACTACGACACCGCGAGCCGGATGCTGGGCGTCGTCACCAACCGCTGCGACGGCCCCGTCGAACGGGCGATGCAGGGAGCGGCCGAGGACCTCGGCGTGGGCGAGACCTTCCGGCGCACCCCCGTGGGCGTCTACTTCGGCCGGCCCGGCGAGACCGTCGACGACCCCTACTTCGGCGGGGCGGGCCCGCGCCGCACCGGGTGCACCGAGTGCGGCAACTGCATGGTCGGCTGCCGCGTGGGCGCCAAGAACACCCTGGTCAAGAACTACCTCGCGCTGGCCGAGGGGTTGGGCGTCGAGATCCGGCCGATGCGCACCGTCACCCGCCTCGGCGTCGTGCCGGGCACCGAGGGGCCGGACGGCGAGGATGCCACCTACCGGGTGCTGCACGAGCGCACCGGCCCCGTGGGCGGGCGCGACCGGCAGGTGGTGACCGCCGCCCGGGTGGTCGTGGCCGCCGGTACCTGGGGGACCCAGACCCTGCTCCACGCCATGCGCGACGTCGGTGAGCTGCCCCGCCTCTCGGAGCGTCTGGGGTCGCTGACCCGCACCAACTCCGAGGCGCTCGTGGGCGCGATGACCGAACACGCCCCGGCCGGGGTCGACCTGACCCGCGGCGTCGCCATCACCACCAGCTTCAACGTCGACGCCGACACCCACGTCGAGAACTGCCGCTACGGCAAGGGCTCGAACGCGATGGGCCTGCTCGCCACCGTCGGGGTGCCCGGCGGTACCGGCCGCCCGCGCTGGCGCGAGTTCCTGGCGATGGTCGCGCGCGACCCCGAGCCCTTGCGCCGGATGCTGCCGACGACCCGGCGCTGGAGCGAGCGGATCGTCGTGGGCCTGGTCATGCAGAGCCGCGACAACTCGCTGCAGGTGTCCGGGCGGCGGCGCTTCGGGCGGCCGGGCCTCACCTCGACCCAGGGGCACGGCGAGCCCAACCCCACCTACCTCCCGCAGGGGCAGGCCGCGATGGAGGTGCTCGCGGCCCGGCTGGCGGCGGCCACCGGCGAGTACACGGTGGCCGGCGGGTCGTGGCCCGAGGTCCTCGACGTGCCGATGACGGCGCACTTCCTGGGCGGTGCCCCCATCGGGGCCTCGCCCGCGGCCGGGGTGCTCGACCGCTACCAGCGCGTGTGGGGCCATCCGGGCGTCTCCGTCCTCGACGGTTCGGCGGTCTCGGCCAACCTCGGGGTCAACCCGTCGCTGACCATCACGGCCCAGGCCGAGCGGGCGATGGCGTTCTGGCCGGCCCGGGGTGACGCCGATGCGCGGCCGCGGCAGGCCGAGCTGCTGCGCGAGCGGGAGCCGGCCGGCGTCTGA
- a CDS encoding succinic semialdehyde dehydrogenase, translating to MADVIADPETDPRATYVVDPGRVRALTRGVVASGPEMTTHSPMTGAPLATFATSTADDVVEALGRAQRAQRRWAEVPVAARARWLLTLHDLVLDRQGELLDLVQLESGKARAHAFEEVADCALVCRYYARRGPALLAPERHLGVFPVITRSTEHHRPKGVVGIVSPWNYPLSLSVTDALPALVAGNAVVLRPDPQGTLTALAAVGLMVEAGLPEGLVQVVLGPGEPTGQAVVDHADYVCFTGSTATGRTVAAAAGRRLVGASLELGGKNTVYVAADADLRRAVPGVLRACFASAGQLCVSAERLVVHDAVADAFLARFLDAVGRMRLSTDLHWGADMGSLVGPGQLARVLGHVDDAVGHGARVLTGGAHRPDIGPYVVEPTVLEGVTPAMACRDEETFGPVVALYRVGSDDEAVALANDTEYGLNASVWTRDVARGRALAARIQAGTVNVNEAYAAAWGSIGSPMGGMKASGLGRRHGREGILKYTESQNVTVQGLVNVGDVPGLAGEAYGRGLTRALKVLKAVGLP from the coding sequence ATGGCCGATGTCATCGCTGACCCGGAGACCGACCCGCGTGCCACCTACGTGGTCGACCCGGGGCGGGTGCGCGCTCTGACCCGAGGAGTCGTCGCCTCCGGTCCGGAGATGACGACGCACTCGCCGATGACCGGGGCGCCGCTCGCGACCTTCGCGACCTCGACCGCCGACGACGTGGTCGAGGCGCTCGGGCGGGCGCAGCGCGCCCAGCGCCGGTGGGCCGAGGTCCCGGTCGCCGCGCGGGCCCGGTGGCTGCTGACCCTGCACGACCTCGTCCTCGACCGGCAGGGCGAGCTGCTCGACCTGGTGCAGCTCGAGTCGGGCAAGGCCCGGGCGCACGCCTTCGAGGAGGTCGCCGACTGCGCCCTGGTCTGCCGGTACTACGCGCGGCGCGGGCCGGCCCTGCTCGCCCCCGAGCGGCACCTGGGCGTCTTCCCCGTCATCACCCGCAGCACCGAGCACCACCGCCCCAAGGGCGTCGTCGGCATCGTGTCGCCCTGGAACTACCCGCTCAGCCTCTCGGTCACCGACGCCCTGCCCGCACTGGTCGCCGGCAACGCGGTGGTGCTGCGGCCCGACCCCCAGGGCACGCTCACCGCACTGGCCGCCGTGGGCCTGATGGTCGAGGCGGGCCTGCCCGAGGGGCTGGTGCAGGTCGTCCTCGGGCCGGGCGAGCCGACCGGGCAGGCGGTCGTCGACCACGCCGACTACGTGTGCTTCACCGGCTCGACGGCCACCGGCCGCACGGTGGCGGCCGCGGCGGGGCGCCGGCTGGTGGGCGCGAGCCTCGAGCTCGGCGGCAAGAACACCGTCTACGTGGCGGCCGACGCCGACCTGCGCCGAGCGGTGCCGGGGGTGCTGCGGGCCTGCTTCGCGTCGGCCGGGCAGCTGTGCGTCAGCGCCGAGCGGCTCGTCGTGCACGACGCCGTCGCCGACGCGTTCCTCGCCCGCTTCCTCGACGCCGTGGGCCGGATGCGCCTCTCGACCGACCTGCACTGGGGCGCCGACATGGGCAGCCTGGTCGGGCCCGGCCAGCTCGCCCGCGTCCTCGGTCACGTCGACGACGCCGTGGGCCACGGGGCGCGCGTGCTGACCGGCGGCGCGCACCGGCCCGACATCGGGCCCTATGTCGTCGAGCCCACCGTCCTCGAGGGCGTGACGCCGGCGATGGCCTGCCGCGACGAGGAGACCTTCGGCCCGGTGGTCGCCCTCTACCGGGTCGGCTCCGATGACGAGGCGGTGGCCCTGGCCAACGACACCGAGTACGGCCTCAACGCCTCGGTCTGGACCCGCGACGTCGCGCGCGGCCGGGCCCTGGCCGCGCGCATCCAGGCCGGGACCGTCAACGTCAACGAGGCCTACGCCGCGGCGTGGGGCAGCATCGGGTCGCCGATGGGCGGGATGAAGGCGTCCGGGCTCGGGCGGCGGCACGGGCGCGAGGGCATCCTGAAGTACACGGAGAGCCAGAACGTCACCGTGCAGGGCCTGGTCAACGTCGGTGACGTCCCGGGCCTCGCGGGGGAGGCGTACGGGCGCGGGCTCACGCGGGCGCTCAAGGTGCTCAAGGCGGTGGGGCTCCCGTGA